From the Streptomyces sp. SN-593 genome, the window GTCGCGATCTCCGCGACCGGGCCCGACGCGCTGGACGAGTTCGAGCGCAACGGCGCCGACCTGGTACTGCTCGACCTGATGCTGCCCGGCCTGCCCGGCACCGAGGTCTGCCGCCAGCTCCGGCTCAAGTCCAACGTCCCGGTGATCATGGTGACCGCCAAGGACAGCGAGATCGACAAGGTGGTCGGCCTGGAGATAGGGGCCGACGACTACGTGACCAAGCCCTTCTCCTCCCGCGAGCTGGTCGCCCGCATCCGCGCGGTGCTGCGCCGCAGGGGCGAGCCGGAGGAGGTCTCGCCGGCCGCGCTGGAGGCCGGCCCGGTCCGGATGGACGTGGACCGGCACGTGGTCACCGTCGGAGGCGGCAAGGTGGACCTGCCGCTGAAGGAGTTCGACCTGCTGGAGATGCTGCTGCGCAACGCCGGGCGGGTGCTGACCCGGATGCAGCTCATCGACCGGGTCTGGGGCGCTGACTACGTCGGCGACACCAAGACCCTCGACGTCCACGTCAAGCGGCTGCGCGCGAAGATCGAGCCGGACCCGGGCGCGCCGCGCTACCTGGTGACGGTCCGCGGCCTCGGCTACAAGTTCGAGCCGTAGGACGGCCCGCCGCCTCCCCGCGGGCGCGGCCGCCGGGAACGTGAGCCGCCAGGAACGTGAGGGGGCCGGCACCAGGTGCCGGCCCCCTCACGTTCCTGGGCGCGCCCCTACGACGCGGGCGCGCGCCTCACGACGTGGGCGTCGCGGAACCGGTCGGGGTGCTGCCCGTCGTCGGCGTGCCGCCGGTCGTCGGGGTCGCCGGGGTGGCCGGCTTCGTCGGCGCCGCGGTGGTGGGCAGCGAGCCGGGGCCGTACGGCGCGAAGTAGCTGCTCGCCGGCGTCACGTTGACGTTCATCTTCACCGCGCCGGAGGAGCTGAAGGAGAAGACGGCGTTCTGGACGTCGCCGTCGCGCAGCGCCTCGCCGCCTCCGGTCAGGACGGCCGCCGGGTTGCCCTTGCCGCCGAGCAGCACGCTGCCGTGCGCCGGCACGCTGATCGTCGACTCGCCGTTCGAGCCCTTGAGCTGGGCCATCGTGGTGCCGCCGATCTGCACGGACTGCAGGCTCTGGGCGGACGAACCGTTGTTGAACAGGCGGGCGGTGATGGTCGCCGGACCGCTCGGGTCGGTGAGCACGAAGGCGTTCTGCACCTTCACGCTGCCCGCCGACCCTGAGTCGCTGTCCGGGTGGACCCCCAGCGTCTGCGCGTCGTTGCCCGCCGAGCAGGCGGCGGCGAGGGGCGCGATCGAGAGCGCGAGTACGGCGGCGACAGCGCCGCGACGGATGCTGCGGACCACGGCGGCGGCATCTCCTTGGGCAGGTTACGGAAGATCTTCCAGCGGCCTTACATTACCGACGCGGTGCTCTCGGCCGCGCACCGGCCCCGCCATTAGGGCGGGTTGATTAGCGACGCGCCCGGGGCGGGGCCGGTGCGCCTTTTCCATGATCGGGCAAAATTCGATCTTCGGAGGGCCGGTAACCGGCCATCGGCACGAACGGCGTAGCGAGGACGCACTCCTGCAGGAGGGACGAATCGGGACGTATCGCCCCGTGTTCGGGGCCGCCGGGGGTCGTAACGGGCACGTTTCGCCCCCGGCGCATACCCGCTCCGACCTGCGGATACCCCGCCCCGGAGGTCCCCTCCAGCACGTTCCGGGGGCGCTTGTCAAGCCCCGAGATATGCCCTGACCTGCGGAAACGCCATTCAGAAGACGCCGTTCCCGTGTTACCCTGGATAGCCACGGAAGGGGTACCTGTCACATGACGTTCAAGGTTGGCGACACCGTGGTCTATCCCCATCACGGGGCCGCGCTGATCGAAGCGATCGAAATTCGCCAGATCAAAGGCGTGGACAAGACCTACTTGGTGCTCAAGGTCGCCCAGGGCGACTTGACGGTGCGCGTGCCCGCGGACAATGCGGAGTTCGTCGGCGTGCGCGACGTGGTCGGTCAGGACGGTTTGGACCGGGTCTTCGAGGTGCTGCGCGCGCCGTACACCGAGGAGCCCACCAACTGGTCCCGCCGCTACAAGGCGAATCTCGAGAAGCTCGCGTCCGGCGACGTGATCAAGGTCGCGGAAGTCGTGCGCGACCTG encodes:
- a CDS encoding response regulator transcription factor, with the translated sequence MTRVLVVEDEESFSDALSYMLRKEGFEVAISATGPDALDEFERNGADLVLLDLMLPGLPGTEVCRQLRLKSNVPVIMVTAKDSEIDKVVGLEIGADDYVTKPFSSRELVARIRAVLRRRGEPEEVSPAALEAGPVRMDVDRHVVTVGGGKVDLPLKEFDLLEMLLRNAGRVLTRMQLIDRVWGADYVGDTKTLDVHVKRLRAKIEPDPGAPRYLVTVRGLGYKFEP
- a CDS encoding DUF461 domain-containing protein; amino-acid sequence: MVRSIRRGAVAAVLALSIAPLAAACSAGNDAQTLGVHPDSDSGSAGSVKVQNAFVLTDPSGPATITARLFNNGSSAQSLQSVQIGGTTMAQLKGSNGESTISVPAHGSVLLGGKGNPAAVLTGGGEALRDGDVQNAVFSFSSSGAVKMNVNVTPASSYFAPYGPGSLPTTAAPTKPATPATPTTGGTPTTGSTPTGSATPTS
- a CDS encoding CarD family transcriptional regulator, whose product is MTFKVGDTVVYPHHGAALIEAIEIRQIKGVDKTYLVLKVAQGDLTVRVPADNAEFVGVRDVVGQDGLDRVFEVLRAPYTEEPTNWSRRYKANLEKLASGDVIKVAEVVRDLWRRERERGLSAGEKRMLAKARQILVSELALAENTNEDKAETLLDEVLAS